A region from the Deltaproteobacteria bacterium genome encodes:
- the acpP gene encoding acyl carrier protein — protein sequence MSAADIKERIKEIIANQLGIDQGDITPEASVVDDLGADSLDVVELIMALEEEFNLEIPDEEAEKIKNVQDIYTFMESALQAA from the coding sequence ATGAGCGCTGCAGATATAAAAGAGAGGATAAAAGAGATTATTGCCAACCAATTGGGAATCGATCAAGGAGACATCACTCCGGAGGCAAGTGTGGTGGATGATCTGGGTGCAGATTCCCTGGATGTTGTTGAGCTCATAATGGCTCTGGAAGAGGAGTTCAATCTGGAGATTCCTGATGAGGAAGCTGAAAAGATCAAGAATGTCCAGGATATCTATACCTTTATGGAGAGCGCCTTGCAGGCTGCCTGA